A window of Diospyros lotus cultivar Yz01 chromosome 14, ASM1463336v1, whole genome shotgun sequence contains these coding sequences:
- the LOC127790061 gene encoding uncharacterized protein LOC127790061 has product MMEGGSPGHESVESVAKKSSVSSGGRHQNWKGFLHRFVDSEILTANLEDWFEEITEESADRTAAFDVPFELIDLQKFDYALEGVTFQQLIRMPSAVYASTSGAVEETAYLAIEDFLHACVKGLWEAFWSQDEPMPFHVACLYDANLKFYQAEKAISNGKLGGLCATAIMLKNPRHPHGKWEDILEIALLRPDIGSLAVESDQKAFSSVIGEALFFALRILLSRNLSRSNVPASSNSVYVLLVDSQYGGVVKVEGDVNKLECDLNNVYGCAAKWIKNYSQVSVSNVDRIWNKLGNANWGDIGALQVLFATFHCIMQYAGMPKNSVEDLAADHSLRLHTRRTERQLGDSRVNGNGLFRLQQRSVSPEIVEVQEESVKLESEKSMKLDIGSVLWLEDSNWRKGYQINEVLNDGEIMYYIGSSVEDPGNSLFLYVGSHPSQLEPAWEDMKLWYQVQRQTKVLTVMKQKGLSSKYLPQLSASGRIIHPGQCRPNEGGNCDHPLCGTPILVTSPVGKTVAEMVRSDQFGTDEAIRCCHDCLSALSTAASAGIRHGDIRPENIICVKSGFGQPYYVLIGWGHAILEERDRPAMNLHFSSTYALQEGKLCSASDAESLVYLLYFSSGGDFPNLDSVEGALQWRENSWSKRLIQQKLGDISAVLKAFADYVDSLSGTPYPMDYGIWIRRLRRHIHEDDYGKEVDTSG; this is encoded by the coding sequence GTGGATCCCCAGGTCATGAATCAGTAGAGTCAGTGGCAAAAAAATCAAGTGTTTCTTCAGGTGGTAGGCATCAGAATTGGAAGGGGTTCCTTCATAGGTTTGTCGACAGTGAAATCCTGACCGCCAACCTTGAGGACTGGTTTGAAGAAATAACAGAAGAATCAGCAGATAGAACAGCTGCCTTTGATGTCCCTTTTGAGTTGATAGATCTTCAAAAGTTTGATTATGCATTGGAAGGGGTTACTTTTCAGCAGCTGATTCGGATGCCTAGCGCTGTTTATGCTTCAACATCTGGTGCTGTGGAAGAAACTGCTTATCTTGCTATTGAGGATTTCTTACACGCATGCGTGAAGGGGTTGTGGGAGGCATTTTGGAGCCAGGATGAGCCAATGCCTTTCCATGTTGCATGTCTTTATGATGCAAACTTGAAATTTTACCAGGCTGAGAAGGCAATTTCTAATGGAAAACTTGGAGGTCTTTGTGCCACAGCTATAATGCTAAAAAACCCGAGACATCCTCATGGAAAGTGGGAGGATATTCTTGAAATAGCACTTCTTAGGCCTGATATTGGGAGCCTTGCAGTGGAGAGTGACCAAAAGGCTTTTTCCTCCGTTATAGGTGAAGCTCTATTTTTCGCTCTTCGTATTTTATTATCAAGAAACCTCAGCAGATCAAATGTCCCTGCTAGTTCAAATTCTGTATATGTTCTTCTTGTTGATTCTCAATATGGTGGCGTTGTAAAAGTTGAAGGAGATGTGAATAAATTGGAGTGTGATTTGAATAATGTCTATGGTTGTGCTGCTAAGtggataaaaaattattcacaGGTTTCAGTTTCCAATGTTGATAGGATCTGGAACAAACTTGGAAATGCGAACTGGGGGGATATTGGTGCTCTACAAGTGCTTTTTGCAACTTTCCATTGCATCATGCAGTATGCTGGAATGCCCAAGAACTCAGTTGAAGATTTAGCTGCTGACCACAGTTTACGGCTCCATACCAGAAGAACTGAAAGGCAGCTGGGAGATAGCAGAGTAAATGGAAATGGTTTATTCCGGCTCCAGCAGCGCAGTGTTTCTCCTGAAATTGTTGAGGTGCAGGAGGAATCTGTCAAATTGGAGTCTGAAAAATCAATGAAGCTAGATATAGGGTCTGTTCTATGGTTGGAGGATTCAAATTGGCGAAAAGGTTATCAGATCAATGAAGTTCTGAATGATGGTgaaattatgtattatattgGGTCTTCAGTGGAAGATCCTGGAAATTCTTTATTTCTGTATGTTGGTTCGCATCCTTCTCAGTTGGAACCAGCGTGGGAAGATATGAAGTTGTGGTATCAAGTTCAGAGGCAAACTAAAGTATTGACAGTTATGAAACAAAAGGGTCTGTCCAGCAAGTATTTGCCGCAGCTGAGTGCATCTGGCAGGATAATACATCCTGGCCAGTGTAGACCAAATGAAGGCGGCAACTGTGACCATCCTCTGTGTGGGACGCCAATTCTTGTGACAAGTCCAGTTGGAAAAACAGTAGCTGAAATGGTAAGAAGTGACCAATTCGGCACGGATGAGGCTATTAGGTGTTGCCATGATTGCTTATCTGCACTTTCAACTGCTGCTTCTGCTGGAATTCGGCATGGGGACATCAGGCCTGAGAACATTATTTGCGTGAAATCTGGTTTTGGCCAACCTTATTATGTCCTCATTGGATGGGGGCATGCCATTTTAGAAGAGAGGGATCGCCCAGCGATGAATCTTCATTTCTCATCCACTTACGCTCTTCAGGAGGGGAAATTGTGTTCAGCTTCTGATGCGGAGAGCCTTGTCTATCTGTTGTACTTCTCAAGTGGTGGGGATTTTCCAAACTTGGATTCGGTTGAAGGGGCACTGCAATGGAGAGAAAACTCTTGGTCAAAACGGTTGATCCAGCAGAAGCTTGGGGATATCTCTGCTGTCCTGAAGGCATTTGCCGACTATGTTGATAGTCTATCTGGGACACCATATCCCATGGATTATGGTATTTGGATAAGAAGGTTGAGGAGACATATTCATGAGGATGATTACGGGAAGGAAGTTGACACATCAGGTTAG
- the LOC127790062 gene encoding pentatricopeptide repeat-containing protein At2g35030, mitochondrial, with product MVACFRFSIALKHGGDPIMYSLLGSVRTLAPMVLSIKLQYQPQSYLYHTVNQLTAAELSLQNVEQSNRMITKLSREGQITEARWLFDKMSDPDVIAWTSVISAYINRGMIREARKLFDRADAKKNVVTWTAMVSGCIRTNQISEAEKLFDKMPQKNVVSWNTMIEGYVRNGRIDSALNLFEKMPDRNVVSWNTMITGLGQCGRIEEARKLFDCMPERDVISWTSMIAGLSKNGRIDEARMLFNTMPHKNVISWNAMITGYAQNSRLEEARDLFERMPEKDTASWNAMITGFIQNGNLRRAQKLFDDMPGKNVISWTSMITGYVQDGRSEEALRMFLRMQGAGGVKPNGGTFATVLTACSDLAGLSEGEQIHQVICKTQHQSSSVVTSALINMYSKCGVLDIARKMFDDRLASERDLISWNGMIAAYAHHGCGSEAIGLFEELKNLGIKPNDVTYVGLLAACSHAGLVEEGLKYFAELIRDGSLQVREDHYACLVDICGRAGRLEEAFNVIQCLQVEPPACVWGAFLAACNVHGNTRMGKLAAERLLRADPEDAGTYTLMSNIYAARGKWREAAKFRLKMKEKGLKKQPGCSWIDVGNRVHVFVVGDKSQTEANLIYSLLNGLHTKMKKAGYISKDDSLMEEDFLVT from the coding sequence ATGGTGGCATGTTTTAGGTTCTCCATAGCTCTGAAACACGGTGGAGATCCTATCATGTATTCCCTTTTGGGGTCTGTTCGAACGCTTGCACCTATGGTGCTCAGTATTAAGCTTCAATATCAACCCCAATCCTATCTATATCACACGGTAAATCAATTAACAGCTGCTGAATTATCTCTTCAAAATGTGGAACAGTCGAATCGGATGATCACGAAGCTAAGCAGAGAGGGTCAAATTACCGAAGCACGCTGGCTGTTTGATAAAATGTCTGACCCAGATGTGATTGCATGGACTAGCGTCATCTCGGCTTATATAAATCGCGGAATGATTCGGGAAGCGAGGAAATTGTTTGATAGGGCGGATGCTAAGAAAAATGTGGTCACTTGGACTGCCATGGTTAGTGGTTGCATTCGGACGAATCAGATTTCGGAGGCAGAGAAGTTGTTCGATAAAATGCCTCAGAAGAATGTGGTTTCTTGGAACACTATGATCGAGGGATATGTGAGAAATGGTCGGATTGATTCAGCTTTGAATCTGTTTGAGAAAATGCCTGACAGGAATGTGGTTTCTTGGAATACCATGATAACTGGATTGGGTCAGTGTGGGAGAATTGAAGAGGCTAGGAAGCTATTTGATTGTATGCCTGAAAGGGATGTCATTTCTTGGACTTCTATGATTGCCGGTTTGTCGAAGAATGGGAGGATTGATGAAGCCCGGATGCTTTTCAACACAATGCCCCACAAAAATGTGATATCGTGGAATGCTATGATCACGGGATATGCTCAGAATTCAAGGTTGGAAGAAGCTCGTGATTTGTTTGAGAGGATGCCAGAGAAGGACACTGCTTCATGGAATGCGATGATCACAGGGTTTATCCAGAATGGGAATTTAAGGAGGGCGCAGAAGTTGTTCGATGACATGCCTGGTAAGAATGTCATCTCTTGGACATCCATGATTACGGGGTATGTCCAAGACGGTCGAAGTGAAGAGGCGCTAAGAATGTTCTTGAGGATGCAGGGGGCTGGCGGTGTGAAACCAAACGGGGGAACTTTTGCGACCGTTTTGACTGCTTGCAGCGATCTAGCTGGTCTCAGTGAGGGAGAGCAAATTCATCAGGTAATTTGCAAGACACAACATCAAAGTAGTTCGGTTGTGACATCGGCACTTATCAACATGTACTCCAAGTGTGGGGTGTTGGATATCGCTAGGAAAATGTTTGACGACAGGCTTGCAAGCGAGAGAGATTTGATCTCATGGAACGGAATGATCGCGGCTTATGCTCACCATGGATGTGGTAGTGAGGCGATCGGCTTGTTCGAAGAACTGAAGAACTTAGGAATCAAACCTAACGATGTTACATATGTGGGGTTGCTCGCAGCATGCAGCCATGCCGGGTTGGTGGAGGAGGGATTAAAGTACTTTGCCGAGCTCATAAGAGACGGCTCCCTGCAAGTTCGGGAAGATCACTATGCTTGCCTGGTTGACATCTGTGGTCGGGCGGGAAGACTGGAGGAGGCTTTCAATGTGATTCAATGCCTCCAAGTCGAGCCTCCTGCATGTGTTTGGGGGGCGTTTCTTGCGGCGTGTAATGTTCATGGAAACACGAGGATGGGAAAGCTGGCTGCAGAGAGGCTTCTGAGGGCGGACCCAGAAGATGCAGGGACTTACACGTTGATGTCAAATATATATGCCGCGAGAGGGAAATGGAGAGAAGCTGCAAAATTTAGGTTGAAGATGAAGGAGAAGGGGCTGAAGAAGCAGCCAGGTTGTAGCTGGATTGATGTTGGGAATAGGGTTCATGTGTTTGTAGTTGGCGATAAATCTCAGACCGAAGCTAATCTTATTTATTCTTTACTTAATGGACTGCATACGAAAATGAAGAAGGCGGGCTACATATCAAAGGATGATTCTCTAATGGAAGAGGATTTTTTGGTAACTTAA
- the LOC127790063 gene encoding uncharacterized protein LOC127790063 encodes MAVPWGTTLWMARMVWMALSGWVTSCLMVADEIASSLRSGDIGPHVG; translated from the coding sequence ATGGCGGTGCCATGGGGAACCACTCTTTGGATGGCGAGGATGGTGTGGATGGCTCTGAGTGGATGGGTCACATCTTGCTTGATGGTGGCAGACGAGATCGCTAGCTCCCTCCGCTCCGGCGACATAGGTCCTCATGTCGGTTGA
- the LOC127790106 gene encoding condensin-1 complex subunit CAP-D2: MAPNFTFPPNLQALEEDYTDGRLSVQNHTAVASLRPSQLEEFVKGVSFDLSDKELFCIEDQDVFDRVYSLVKGFKSLTTSCKFNLVESLRSNFSVLLPNVDLLSRSRQSPDEEEEEAPVLDRVASHRNAFKIYTFFLIHIVLIEESNTGSNNTSKVAASSRKKRPIDSWNWEPQRARMLNLIANSLEINLSLLFGSSEPDENYLSFIVKNFFSLFENGTLLKHSESKDALCRIIGACATKYHYTAQACASILHLIHKYDFVIIHLADTVAAAEKKYADGSLATSLIREIGRASPKDYVKDTVGAENIGRFLVELADRLPKLVSTNIGLLVPHFSGESYKIRNALVGVLGKLVAKAFKDVEGEVSSKSVRLRTKQAMLDILVERCRDVSAYTRSRVLQVWAELCEEHSIPIGLWNEVAAVAAGRLEDKSAIVRKSALNLLIMMLQHNPFGPQLRIASFEATLEQYKKKLNEIEPNTTSDTVLDGISSDNDTCNGDGELDNLGAEVVSKEQQESLTDSCLTHVEERIIPKDSSVPDLGNLEQTRTLVASLEAGLRFSKCVSATMPTLVQLMASSSATDVENTILLLMRCKQFQIDGSESCLLKMLPLVFSQDKSIFEAVENAFITIYIRKNPVETAKNLLFLAMDSNIGDLAALEFMVGGLVSKGDITASAISALWDFFCFNISGTTAEQSRSALSVLCMAAKSSTGVLGSHLQDIIDIGFGRWAKSEPLLARTACLALQRLSEEEKKKLLSTNGNRVFGILESLVTDFWLPENIWYAAADRAIAAIYAIHPTPETLAADLVKKSLSSAFNCSGGDEVQKDADDGTTSVFTTVQVTKLSRYLFVASQVAMNQLVYIESCVRMIQKDKAKKEKLDAEGQNAQNNSETAVDAPKENGINAELGLAASEDAMLDTLSERAEKEIVSGGSIDKSLIGHCAPFLSKLCRNFNLMQKYPELQVSGMLALCRFMIIDAEFCDANLQLLFTVVESAPSETVRSNCTIALGDLAVRFPNILEPWTENVYARLRDASVSVRKNAVLVLSHLILNDMMKVKGYVNEMAMRLEDEDERISNLAKLFFHELSKKGNNPIYNLLPDILGKLSHENLKKETFCNIMQFLIGSIKKDKQMEALVEKLCNRFSGVTDTRQWEYISYCLSQLTFTEKGMKKLMESFKTYEHILSEDPVLDNFRNIVNKAKKFAKPELKSCIEEFEQKLVKFHTEKKEQELTAKNAQIHQQKMSSIENFVLSKDGEGNAESEIVEDSKVIDPLLEEIDQPLHDVSRTEVELKEHSQTSSEVTESEQSEDEVQSPTILVGGTRKSKATETGRKGQKADISTSARRNIKSKQR, translated from the exons atggcTCCAAATTTCACATTTCCCCCCAATCTGCAAGCCCTAGAGGAAGACTACACCGACGGCCGCCTATCCGTCCAGAACCACACCGCCGTCGCCTCCCTCCGCCCCTCTCAACTCGAGGAATTTGTCAAAG GGGTGTCGTTCGATCTCTCTGACAAGGAGCTCTTCTGCATCGAAGATCAAGACGTGTTCGATCGCGTGTACTCGCTGGTTAAGGGCTTCAAGAGCCTCACTACGTCTTGCAAGTTCAATCTTGTCGAGAGTCTTCGCTCCAACTTCAGTGTTCTGCTGCCAAATGTTGATCTGCTGTCGCGATCGCGTCAATCCCCcgacgaggaggaggaggaggctcCTGTCCTCGATCGGGTCGCTTCTCATCGAAATGCTTTCAAAATTTACACTTTTTTCCTCATCCATATTGTCCTTATCGAAGAGTCCAATACTGGCTCAAACAACACTTCCAAG GTGGCTGCAAGTAGTCGGAAGAAACGGCCTATAGACTCGTGGAATTGGGAACCCCAGAGGGCCAGGATGCTAAACTTGATTGCTAATTCCCTGGAGATCAATCTGTCTTTGCTTTTTGGATCATCAGAGCCAGATGAAAATTATTTGTCTTTTATTGTGAA aaatttcttcTCACTGTTTGAGAATGGGACGCTGTTAAAACATTCAGAATCAAAAGATGCTTTATGTCGCATAATTGGGGCTTGCGCCACCAAATACCATTACACGGCACAAGCATGTGCTTCAATTTTGCACCTCATTCACAAATATGACTTTGTAATCATCCACTTGGCTGATACGGTTGCTGCTGCAGAGAAAAAGTATGCTGATGGAAGCCTAGCCACCTCCCTCATTAGAGAGATTGGAAGGGCAAGCCCAAAAGATTATGTAAAGGACACAGTTGGGGCTGAAAATATTGGGCGATTTCTTGTGGAGCTTGCTGACAGGCTGCCAAAGTTGGTTTCGACTAATATTGGACTTTTAGTCCCACACTTTAGCGGGGAATCTTATAAGATAAGGAATGCTCTTGTTGGGGTACTAGGAAAATTGGTTGCTAAGGCATTTAAGGATGTTGAGGGTGAAGTAAGTTCTAAATCTGTTCGCCTTCGAACTAAGCAAGCAATGTTGGATATTTTGGTTGAACGGTGCAGGGATGTTTCAGCTTATACTAGGAGTCGGGTTCTTCAAGTTTGGGCTGAACTATGTGAAGAACATTCCATACCAATTGGTTTGTGGAATGAGGTTGCAGCAGTAGCTGCGGGAAGGTTGGAGGACAAGAGTGCAATTGTTAGAAAGTCTGCATTAAATCTACTTATAATGATGTTGCAACATAACCCTTTTGGTCCACAACTTCGAATAGCATCTTTTGAAGCAACTTTGGAGCAGTACAAGAAGAAGTTAAATGAGATTGAACCAAATACCACTTCAGATACAGTTTTGGATGGCATTTCATCAGACAATGATACTTGCAATGGAGATGGTGAACTTGATAATCTAGGTGCTGAAGTAGTGTCCAAGGAGCAGCAAGAGAGTTTAACTGACAGCTGCTTGACTCATGTAGAAGAAAGGATTATTCCAAAAGATAGTTCTGTCCCAGATCTGGGGAATTTGGAGCAAACCAGGACCTTGGTTGCATCTCTGGAGGCAGGATTGAGATTTTCCAAGTGTGTATCTGCCACAATGCCAACCCTTGTTCAACTGATGGCTTCATCTTCTGCAACTGATGTTGAAAACACAATTCTGTTATTAATGCGGTGCAAGCAATTTCAAATTGATGGATCAGAATCCTGTCTCCTCAAGATGTTGCCATTG GTATTTTCACAGGACAAGTCCATTTTTGAAGCTGTGGAGAATGCATTcatcacaatatatataaggaAAAACCCAGTAGAAACAGCTAAAAACCTTTTATTTCTTGCTATGGATTCTAATATTGGAGATCTAGCAGCTTTGGAGTTCATGGTTGGTGGCTTGGTATCCAAGGGTGATATTACTGCAAGCGCG ATATCTGCATTGTGGGATTTCTTCTGCTTTAATATAAGTGGAACAACTGCTGAACAAAGCCGGAGTGCGTTGTCTGTTTTGTGCATGGCAGCAAAATCCTCAACTGGGGTTCTTGGTTCCCACTTACAGGACATCATTGATATTGGGTTTGGTCGCTGGGCAAAATCAGAACCTTTGCTTGCCAGAACAGCCTGCCTTGCTCTTCAGAGATTGTctgaggaggagaagaaaaaattattgtcaACTAACGGGAACCGGGTATTTGGTATTTTGGAGAGTTTAGTCACTGACTTCTGGCTTCCAGAGAACATATGGTATGCTGCTGCTGATAGAGCAATAGCTGCAATATATGCAATTCATCCAACTCCTGAAACCTTAGCGGCTGATCTAGTGAAGAAATCTCTTAGCTCTGCATTCAATTGTTCTGGGGGAGATGAGGTGCAAAAAGATGCTGATGATGGTACTACTAGTGTCTTTACCACAGTTCAAGTTACAAAACTTAGTAGATATCTATTTGTTGCAAGCCAAGTTGCCATGAACCAATTGGTATATATTGAATCTTGTGTGCGGATGATTCAGAAAGATaaagcaaagaaagaaaaactggATGCTGAGGGTCAGAATGCTCAAAATAATTCTGAAACAGCTGTTGATGCCCCAAAG GAGAACGGCATCAATGCAGAGTTAGGTCTTGCTGCCTCTGAAGATGCAATGCTTGATACCCTGTCAGAAAGAGCAGAGAAAGAAATTGTTTCTGGTGGTTCTATCGACAAGAGCCTGATAGGACATTGTGCACCCTTCCTGTCAAAACTATGTAGAAATTTTAACTTGATGCAGAAG tatCCTGAACTTCAGGTCTCTGGAATGCTTGCTTTATGTCGATTTATGATTATTGATGCAGAGTTTTG TGATGCAAATCTTCAGCTTCTCTTCACTGTTGTGGAAAGTGCACCATCAGAAACTGTTCGTTCCAATTGCACAATCGCTCTTGGAGATCTGGCAGTTCGCTTTCCTAATATATTGGAGCCATGGACAGAGAATGTATACGCGCGCCTTCGGGATGCTTCAGTTTCTGTCAGGAAGAATGCTGTGTTAGTTCTTTCTCATCTCATTTTAAATGATATGATGAAG GTGAAAGGTTATGTAAACGAGATGGCAATGCGATTAGAAGATGAAGACGAAAGGATTTCAAATCTAgccaaacttttctttcatgaGTTGTCTAAGAAAG GAAACAATCCAATATATAATCTACTACCAGATATTCTTGGCAAATTATCCCACGAGAACTTGAAAAAGGAGACCTTCTGCAATATCATGCAGTTTTTAATTGGTTCCATCAAAAAG GACAAACAAATGGAAGCTCTTGTTGAGAAGCTTTGCAATAGATTTAGCGGAGTCACAG ATACGAGGCAGTGGGAATATATATCTTACTGTCTCTCACAGCTGACATTCACTGAAAAAGGCATGAAGAAGCTGATGGAGTCATTTAAAACATATGAGCACATTCTATCTGAAGATCCTGTGCTGGATAATTTCAGAAATATTGTTAACAAG GCAAAGAAGTTTGCAAAACCCGAACTGAAATCATGTATTGAGGAGTTTGAGCAGAAGCTTGTTAAGTTTCACACTGAGAAGAAGGAACAAGAACTTACTgccaaaaatgcccaaattcaTCAACAAAAAATGAGTAGCATAGAAAATTTTGTGTTGTCTAAAGATGGAGAGGGAAATGCAGAATCTGAAATTGTTGAAG ATTCCAAAGTCATTGATCCACTGTTGGAAGAGATTGACCAGCCCTTGCATGATGTATCAAGAACCGAAGTTGAGTTGAAAGAACATTCTCAGACCTCCAGTGAGGTGACAGAATCAGAACAGTCTGAAGATGAAGTTCAATCCCCCACCATTCTTGTTGGAG GCACACGTAAATCAAAAGCTACAGAGACTGGCAGGAAGGGTCAAAAGGCTGATATTTCTACCTCAGCTAGAAGAAATATTAAGTCAAAGCAAAG